A region from the Acanthopagrus latus isolate v.2019 chromosome 8, fAcaLat1.1, whole genome shotgun sequence genome encodes:
- the iqub gene encoding IQ and ubiquitin-like domain-containing protein isoform X2, giving the protein MSEKRESDEQERGEGEEGDSDTHPQPGGGAEEQPPEGDGEPGGGGEEEQEEQEDRASTVLGGADVLETAEEAEPRSELQGDIEQKPEDGGNPTEDVLETAEEAETQADLPDDAEPLTEPQRKENVGNSTATVKVVLVPEGHVMTVAFAIGLSIQELKRHLAAELRVPADVLQISVDGRVVEEQQSLMELGVRPHGSTRMEMSSTDPNAHPLRPVRPPEHDNMPDVITVRVQADEGVFQEVVVEIERPLQQKAFLGGYRHRLTGVEFHHAAVQTLHKRSPDKTLEVFSRDTQTVELKSQAQQCRVNASTQMTGIGCYVSCLNDKLVAPGNYVTADEHHDRRLRAVIRLQAFARRWLAQQEVDQVRRERDRRLAWLEMQERRRREEKEEQLRDRRQRWMNPQRREDFNLLYHALEKWRCDEEQRINSSLRGAERKAALCSLLEQEVQLIADIGRHQITVRHNNYDKTIRNFLDKSAAPHQWRAANGKLIEMDSLHIIRARELRDLYSSMNTPTVSREQRLQVLMTLKHTVKEHACQLTQDIVDLIDREVDLMTRGVKAASLEGLRKRISTLFLQYIKIPAFNPEVAKLLKVPQNPSQLQKDMFLCRSCQRYLRSADFTPSASNVLSSRCNDCTVLNNIAKSRNDYSCYKNILSRLRADELRLDKGAKIPFLLQVEDVQYLVEVVWASRSVLNGSSDLYNLVFVRWDRRRDWSPWNCLLLSNEETSAHMELEDISKAYEATFVQSIEHKHTLARRHFRQISVMAEYLDPQPAAAPGNQLVCKSITMATGERTPDTTEASAC; this is encoded by the exons atgtcagagaaaagagagagtgacGAGCAGGAGCGGGGagaaggtgaggagggagacagCGACACTCACCCACAGCCAGGTGGAGGTGCTGAGGAGCAGCCGCCAGAGGGCGACGGAGAGccgggaggaggtggagaggaggagcaggaggagcaggaggacagggCAAGCACAG TTCTGGGTGGTGCGGACGTGTTGGAGACTGCTGAAGAAGCTGAACCTCGGTCTGAGCTGCAGGGCGACATCGAGCAGAAACCAGAAGATGGTGGAAACCCAACAGAAG ATGTGTTGGagactgcagaggaagctgaaacTCAGGCTGATCTGCCCGATGATGCCGAGCCGCTtacagagccacagaggaaagaaaatgtcgGGAACTCTACAGCTACAG TGAAGGTGGTGCTGGTACCGGAGGGTCATGTGATGACCGTGGCCTTCGCCATCGGTCTCAGCATTCAGGAGCTGAAGCGTCACCTCGCCGCTGAGCTCAGAGTTcctgctgatgtgctgcagaTCTCTGTGGACG GCCGagtggtggaggagcagcagagcctGATGGAGCTTGGCGTCCGGCCTCACGGCTCCACCCGGATGGAGATGAGCTCCACCGACCCGAACGCTCACCCACTCCGCCCCGTTCGCCCCCCAGAGCACGACAACATGCCGGACGTCATCACCGTCCGAGTCCAAGCAG ATGAGGGCGTGTTccaggaggtggtggtggagattGAGCGTCCCCTCCAGCAGAAGGCTTTCCTGGGTGGCTACAGACACCGACTGACGGGGGTGGAGTTCCACCACGCCGCTGTCCAAACCCTCCACAAGAGGAGCCCTGACAAAACACTGGAGGTCTTCAGCCGAGACACGCAG actgTAGAGCTGAAGTCTCAGGCCCAGCAGTGTCGGGTCAACGCCTCCACCCAGATGACCGGCATCGGCTGCTACGTCTCCTGTCTGAACGACAAGCTGGTCGCCCCCGGTAACTACGTAACTGCCGATGAGCATCACGACAGGAGGCTGAGAGCT GTGATCCGTCTGCAGGCGTTTGCTCGGCGCTGGCTGGCCCAGCAGGAGGTGGACCAAGTGAGAAGGGAGCGGGACCGGCGGCTAGCCTGGCTGGAgatgcaggagaggaggaggagggaggagaaggaggagcagctAAGAGACCGCCGGCAGCGCTGGATGAACccgcagaggagggaggacttCAACCTGCTTTACCACGCGCTGGAGA agtggAGGTGCGACGAGGAGCAGCGGATCAACTCGTCCCTGCGAGGAGCTGAGAGGAAGGCCGCTCTCTGCTCGCTGCtggagcaggaggtgcagcTCATCGCCGACATCGGGCGCCATCAAATCACCGTCCGGCACAACAACTACGACAAAACCATCAGGAACTTCCTGGACAAG TCTGCGGCTCCTCATCAGTGGCGAGCAGCCAACGGTAAACTGATCGAGATGGACAGTCTTCACatcatcagagccagagagCTGCGAGACCTGTACAGCAGCATGAACACGCCCACTGTGAGCCGCGAGCAGAGACTGCAAGTCCTCATGACGCTCAAACACACTGTCAAG GAGCATGCGTGTCAGCTGACCCAGGACATCGTGGACTTGATTGACAGGGAAGTGGACCTGATGACTCGGGGGGTGAAGGCAGCCAGTCTGGAGGGGCTGAGGAAGAGGATCTCCACTCTCTTCCTCCAGTACATTAAAATACCAGCGTTTAACCCTGAGGTGGCCAAACTGCTGAAG GTTCCACAGAATCCCTCCCAGCTGCAGAAAGACATGTTCCTGTGCCGGAGCTGTCAACGCTACCTTCGCTCTGCCGACTTCACCCCGTCTGCCAGCAATGTCCTGAGCAGTCGGTGCAACGACTGCACCGTACTCAACAACATAGCAAAATCCCGTAACGACTACTCCTGCTACAAAAACATCCTGAGCAGGCTGAGAGCTGACGAGCTGCGGCTCGACAAGGGGGCCAAGATTCccttcctgctgcag GTGGAGGACGTGCAGTACCTGGTGGAGGTGGTCTGGGCGTCCCGCTCGGTCCTCAACGGCAGCAGCGACCTCTACAACCTGGTGTTTGTCCGCTGGGACCGACGGAGGGACTGGAGCCCCTGGAACTGCCTCTTGCTGTCCAATGAAGAGACGTCCGCTCACATGGAGTTAGAAGACATCTCCAAG gcgTACGAGGCGACGTTCGTCCAAAGCattgaacacaaacacacgctggCTCGGCGCCACTTCAGGCAGATCTCCGTCATGGCTGAGTACCTGGACCCTCAGCCGGCCGCTGCCCCGGGCAACCAGCTTGTCTGCAAGTCCATCACCATGGCGACAGGAGAGCGCACCCCTGACACTACAGAGGCCTcagcttgttaa
- the iqub gene encoding IQ and ubiquitin-like domain-containing protein isoform X1, whose product MSEKRESDEQERGEGEEGDSDTHPQPGGGAEEQPPEGDGEPGGGGEEEQEEQEDRASTVLGGADVLETAEEAEPRSELQGDIEQKPEDGGNPTEENVVFVCSLLNIPDGSDVLETAEEAETQADLPDDAEPLTEPQRKENVGNSTATVKVVLVPEGHVMTVAFAIGLSIQELKRHLAAELRVPADVLQISVDGRVVEEQQSLMELGVRPHGSTRMEMSSTDPNAHPLRPVRPPEHDNMPDVITVRVQADEGVFQEVVVEIERPLQQKAFLGGYRHRLTGVEFHHAAVQTLHKRSPDKTLEVFSRDTQTVELKSQAQQCRVNASTQMTGIGCYVSCLNDKLVAPGNYVTADEHHDRRLRAVIRLQAFARRWLAQQEVDQVRRERDRRLAWLEMQERRRREEKEEQLRDRRQRWMNPQRREDFNLLYHALEKWRCDEEQRINSSLRGAERKAALCSLLEQEVQLIADIGRHQITVRHNNYDKTIRNFLDKSAAPHQWRAANGKLIEMDSLHIIRARELRDLYSSMNTPTVSREQRLQVLMTLKHTVKEHACQLTQDIVDLIDREVDLMTRGVKAASLEGLRKRISTLFLQYIKIPAFNPEVAKLLKVPQNPSQLQKDMFLCRSCQRYLRSADFTPSASNVLSSRCNDCTVLNNIAKSRNDYSCYKNILSRLRADELRLDKGAKIPFLLQVEDVQYLVEVVWASRSVLNGSSDLYNLVFVRWDRRRDWSPWNCLLLSNEETSAHMELEDISKAYEATFVQSIEHKHTLARRHFRQISVMAEYLDPQPAAAPGNQLVCKSITMATGERTPDTTEASAC is encoded by the exons atgtcagagaaaagagagagtgacGAGCAGGAGCGGGGagaaggtgaggagggagacagCGACACTCACCCACAGCCAGGTGGAGGTGCTGAGGAGCAGCCGCCAGAGGGCGACGGAGAGccgggaggaggtggagaggaggagcaggaggagcaggaggacagggCAAGCACAG TTCTGGGTGGTGCGGACGTGTTGGAGACTGCTGAAGAAGCTGAACCTCGGTCTGAGCTGCAGGGCGACATCGAGCAGAAACCAGAAGATGGTGGAAACCCAACAGAAG AAAACGTCGTTTTTGTCTGTTCTTTGCTGAACATCCCGGACGGTTCAGATGTGTTGGagactgcagaggaagctgaaacTCAGGCTGATCTGCCCGATGATGCCGAGCCGCTtacagagccacagaggaaagaaaatgtcgGGAACTCTACAGCTACAG TGAAGGTGGTGCTGGTACCGGAGGGTCATGTGATGACCGTGGCCTTCGCCATCGGTCTCAGCATTCAGGAGCTGAAGCGTCACCTCGCCGCTGAGCTCAGAGTTcctgctgatgtgctgcagaTCTCTGTGGACG GCCGagtggtggaggagcagcagagcctGATGGAGCTTGGCGTCCGGCCTCACGGCTCCACCCGGATGGAGATGAGCTCCACCGACCCGAACGCTCACCCACTCCGCCCCGTTCGCCCCCCAGAGCACGACAACATGCCGGACGTCATCACCGTCCGAGTCCAAGCAG ATGAGGGCGTGTTccaggaggtggtggtggagattGAGCGTCCCCTCCAGCAGAAGGCTTTCCTGGGTGGCTACAGACACCGACTGACGGGGGTGGAGTTCCACCACGCCGCTGTCCAAACCCTCCACAAGAGGAGCCCTGACAAAACACTGGAGGTCTTCAGCCGAGACACGCAG actgTAGAGCTGAAGTCTCAGGCCCAGCAGTGTCGGGTCAACGCCTCCACCCAGATGACCGGCATCGGCTGCTACGTCTCCTGTCTGAACGACAAGCTGGTCGCCCCCGGTAACTACGTAACTGCCGATGAGCATCACGACAGGAGGCTGAGAGCT GTGATCCGTCTGCAGGCGTTTGCTCGGCGCTGGCTGGCCCAGCAGGAGGTGGACCAAGTGAGAAGGGAGCGGGACCGGCGGCTAGCCTGGCTGGAgatgcaggagaggaggaggagggaggagaaggaggagcagctAAGAGACCGCCGGCAGCGCTGGATGAACccgcagaggagggaggacttCAACCTGCTTTACCACGCGCTGGAGA agtggAGGTGCGACGAGGAGCAGCGGATCAACTCGTCCCTGCGAGGAGCTGAGAGGAAGGCCGCTCTCTGCTCGCTGCtggagcaggaggtgcagcTCATCGCCGACATCGGGCGCCATCAAATCACCGTCCGGCACAACAACTACGACAAAACCATCAGGAACTTCCTGGACAAG TCTGCGGCTCCTCATCAGTGGCGAGCAGCCAACGGTAAACTGATCGAGATGGACAGTCTTCACatcatcagagccagagagCTGCGAGACCTGTACAGCAGCATGAACACGCCCACTGTGAGCCGCGAGCAGAGACTGCAAGTCCTCATGACGCTCAAACACACTGTCAAG GAGCATGCGTGTCAGCTGACCCAGGACATCGTGGACTTGATTGACAGGGAAGTGGACCTGATGACTCGGGGGGTGAAGGCAGCCAGTCTGGAGGGGCTGAGGAAGAGGATCTCCACTCTCTTCCTCCAGTACATTAAAATACCAGCGTTTAACCCTGAGGTGGCCAAACTGCTGAAG GTTCCACAGAATCCCTCCCAGCTGCAGAAAGACATGTTCCTGTGCCGGAGCTGTCAACGCTACCTTCGCTCTGCCGACTTCACCCCGTCTGCCAGCAATGTCCTGAGCAGTCGGTGCAACGACTGCACCGTACTCAACAACATAGCAAAATCCCGTAACGACTACTCCTGCTACAAAAACATCCTGAGCAGGCTGAGAGCTGACGAGCTGCGGCTCGACAAGGGGGCCAAGATTCccttcctgctgcag GTGGAGGACGTGCAGTACCTGGTGGAGGTGGTCTGGGCGTCCCGCTCGGTCCTCAACGGCAGCAGCGACCTCTACAACCTGGTGTTTGTCCGCTGGGACCGACGGAGGGACTGGAGCCCCTGGAACTGCCTCTTGCTGTCCAATGAAGAGACGTCCGCTCACATGGAGTTAGAAGACATCTCCAAG gcgTACGAGGCGACGTTCGTCCAAAGCattgaacacaaacacacgctggCTCGGCGCCACTTCAGGCAGATCTCCGTCATGGCTGAGTACCTGGACCCTCAGCCGGCCGCTGCCCCGGGCAACCAGCTTGTCTGCAAGTCCATCACCATGGCGACAGGAGAGCGCACCCCTGACACTACAGAGGCCTcagcttgttaa